A single genomic interval of Zingiber officinale cultivar Zhangliang chromosome 4A, Zo_v1.1, whole genome shotgun sequence harbors:
- the LOC121973527 gene encoding vesicle-fusing ATPase-like: protein MDDFLNALHEVGLAFGASMDDLERRRLNGIIDCGERHKHIHERALLLVEQIKDNQSPLVTYLLEVAKLQWQLQLV, encoded by the exons atggatgaTTTTTTGAATGCTCTTCATGAGGTTGGACTAGCTTTTGGTGCATCAATGGATGATCTTGAACGACGCAG GCTTAATGGGATTATCGATTGTGGTGAGAGGCACAAACACATCCATGAGAGAGCCCTGCTTCTTGTGGAGCAAATCAAAGACAATCAAAGCCCACTTGTTACATACCTTCTGGAAG TGGCAAAACTTCAATGGCAGCTACAATTGGTATAG